CCTCTTCAACCGTACAGACCCGTTCCGGCTTATGCTGCTTTGCTGGAAAGCACAGGCCCACCTCGGCGTGAATGATGTAGCCGCAGCCAAACGTATCAGTACACATATAGAACTGGTACTGCGGCACTATTCCACCGATTTCTTCAGCGGCCGCCACCTGGAAGCCCTGCAAAAAATCATCGCAGCGGAGATATGGTACAGGGAGAAAGAACTCAACAAAGCCATCCGCGCGGCAGAATCCGCTATGGACATTGTACAGCGGCTGGACTTCAAACTGTTCGCACTTCTGAACTATGGCGTACTGAACCGTATCTACCATCATCTGCAAATGGACAAACAGCAAAAGGATGCCAAACGGAATATCATCATTATCTGCGAAGGCACTACTTTCAAACAGGTGATCCCGAGATTGGTGGAACTGTAGCAATCGCCGGTAAAGGTGCTGCACAATGATAGCATTTTGCCGATATACCCGGACTTGTGCCGCATATTTGGCATAATTTTGTGGTATTATAATCCACAATGGCCATTGATCAAAGTAAATACACCACCCTACAGCATTTTCTGCTGAACCTGTTGAGCCTGTTGACCATTCTGCCGCTGGCGCCGTATATTAACAGGTTCCTGCCAACCATACAGGTATGGGACTGGCATATTGACCTGGTACTGTCCGTTCTCATCGCTTTTCTGTTCACCCGTCTGCTGCTGTGGTTATTCAAACCGCTGATCATCCCCGCCTTTGCGCTCGTTGCCGGCTTTATGCTGTTCAATACCTGGACGGGCCGCTACTCATTCTCCAATGTTATCAATGATTATCAGGGGATGGTACAGGGCAACTGGGGCACCAGGGACAAAAAACAGCTGGATATCCTCAGCTTCTATCCGCGCAGGGTGGAGAGTTACGTCGATAAAACCGTACGGGGCATCAGGGAAAAGATCAATTTCCAGGACTCTACGGTACGCAATTTCTCCGTACAACATTCGCTCGATCACTATGACGAATACTGGCCCAAATACGGCAAGATCATCAGGTATCTTTCGCTTTACCGGCATATAAGGGAGAATTTCAAATATGTGAATGACAGTCAGCGGGACGAGTATTTCGCGACACCCATGGAGACTATCCGCAACGGGCTGGGGGGAGATTGCGACGACCATTCCATCCTGGTCACCTCCTGCCTCCAGTCCATCGGCGCACGTACCCGGATCGTACTGATCCGCGGCCACGCCTACCCGGAGCTTTATTGCGGCAACGAGCAGGAATTCGAGGTCATCAAACAGGCCATCGTGCTGCTCTTCAACAATCCTCCCGTAAAAGAGTTATATTATCATGAAATGAAAGGGGAGTACTGGATCAATCTTGATTATACGGCACGCCATCCCGGCGGCCCTTACCTGAACGACAAAGTATATGCCCTGATAGAATTATAGGCTTAATCAATAAAAACATCATCATATGAAAGCGAACATCGGCATTCCCGAAAATCATTTACAGGCCGTTGCTGAAAAAATGCAGGTATTACTGGCGGACGAACAGGTCCTCTATACCAAAACACGCAACTATCACTGGAATGTGGAAGGGGATAATTTTTCAGAAATGCACCTGTTTTACGAAAAACAATACGATGAACTGGCGGAGATCGTAGATGAAGTAGCGGAACGCATCCGGATGCTGGGCCATTACAGCGCCGGGCGCCTGTCGGATTTCCTGAAACTTACGCAGCTGACGGAGCCGGAATATACGAACGACCAGACCGCACAGATCAAAAATCTGCTGGAAGACCATGAGACGGTGATCCGCTCTCTCCGCAACCTGATCACGGAATTTTCGGACAAGCATAAAGATCTGGGCACGAGTGACTTTGTGACGGGATTGCTCCGCCAGCATGAAAAAATGGCCTGGATGCTGCGCGCCTATCTGAAAAAATGATCTTACCTCCCCTTAGGGGAAGGCCGGTCCGGCTAAAACGCCGGCCGGCCTTCCTGTTTTGCTTGCCAGCTATGCTATGGTTATGAACTTTCCGCTACTATAACAGAAAAATTTATAATTTATTATCCATCATCATTTTATCTGCGCAATCCCGTACAATATAACACAAACGTGTAGTGGCGACCTTCCCGTCGTTGGAACGCAAACCGCTTTCATTCATCCTCCCGGCCCCTGATTTCATCAATTATAATTGTTACATAACGGATACCCGCTTAGCTTGGCATCATGAATACCCGTTACAAGCACTGGTTTTTCCGGTATAAACTGCATCACATCCTGTTCTGGCTGGCTTATTTTATTTTCTGGACCAGCATGTCCATGCAGCAATACCCATCTTCGGTTTCGGTGTCTCTCCTCTACACCACCGTCTGGTTTGCCGGTCAGGCCGCCTGCATATATACAGGGATGTACTGGCTCATTCCGCGTTATTTCAATACCAGGCGTTATGGCGCGTTTGCCGCGGGCGTATTGCTGGATATGCTGATCTGTACATTGTTCATCACTTTAACATTGACGCTGCTTACACAAAGGATTGCGCCGGATTCGGAGGTAAGGCCGGGACAGTTTTTCATGTTCGTGCTGATGGCCAATACCTATGGGGTCAGCTGCATGCTGGCAGCCAAGATCATCAAGGAAAGGATCATTGCGGACCGCCGGAACAAGCTGCTCGAAAAAGAACAGATGCAACAGGAGCTGAGTTTCCTGCGGGCGCAGATGAACCCCCATTTTCTGTTCAACGCCATCAACAGCATCTATGTGCTGATCCGGAAAGACCCGGAAGTGGCAGCGCAGACGCTGGCCAAATTCTCTGATATGCTGCGGTACCAGCTGTATGAATGCACAACGGAGCATATTCCGGTGGAAAAGGAACTGGGATACCTGGACCATTACATTGCGCTGGAAAAAATCCGCAAGGGCGATACGGTGCAGATTGACTTCTCCGTGAGCGACGCCATGCAGCACTTCCAGATCGCGCCCCTGCTGATCATTCCATTTGTGGAGAATGCATTCAAACATCTTTCCAGCAATGGCGGCGGAGAAAATTTCATTCATATTTCGCTGGACTACCGGGCGCCGTATTTTTCCCTGCGGGTGGAGAACAGCAAAGATCAGGTACCTTTGCCATATCCGGCGGGCGGCATCGGGCTGGCGAACGTAAAACGCAGGCTGGAGCTGCTCTATCCCGGCAAACACTATCTCCGGATCGAAGATACCGGCAACAAATACCTTGTTTTACTTAACATCGAACTCTCATGAACATCCGTTGCATTATCGTAGACGACGAGCCGCTGGCGCGGGACGGTATGGAGTTGCTGGTGAAAGGCACGGGATTCCTGCAACTGGTGGCGTCATGCAGCAATGCCATGGAGGCCAATGCCGTACTGGCTGCGGAAAAAGTGCAGCTGATGTTCCTGGACATCCAGATGCCGAGGATGCGCGGCATCGATCTGCTGCGGAGCCTGCCTATAAAACCGCTGGTGATCATTACGACGGCGTATCCGGACTTTGCACTGGAGGGATTCGAGCTCAATGTGCTGGACTATCTCGTAAAACCCATCACTCCGGAGCGATTCCTGCAGTCGGTCAACCGTGCGCTGACCCTGCTGCAGCAGCAGCGCAGCGAGAGCGATCATCTCTTTATCAAAACCGGCAGCGGCTTCGAAAAGATCGCATACGCCGATATACTGTTCATAGAAGGCGCACAGAATTACCTCACCATCCATACCGCACAAGGCAAACATATGACCCTGGCCACTTTCAGGGCAGCCGAGGAGCAGTTGCCACCTGGGAAATTCCTGCGGGTACACAAATCCTATATTGTGGCTGTAGACAAAATTCAATCGCTTTCCGGGAATGAACTGAGCTGCGGCGGGCACAAGGTCCCCGTCAGCAAAAATTATCGCGAGGCGCTGATGCTGCTGATCGATCAGCGCCTCATCAGGAAGTAGATGCCATACATACCAATATATGCCCGTTCCTCCCAAATGATCAAACCCCGGCTCATTTTCGACGTCTAACTTAACAGCATTTGCCCCCTACCATTTATCCCGTTTATCCTGCACAGGTGTAAATATTCCGGTTAACTGAGGGAGGGGCTGTATTTTTCGGACGTTCAACCTAAAGACATTAGATGAGAATTAAGCCTGTCAGCAGCCTTTTGACACTGCTGGGATGTATGTTAACTGTTTTCGCCAAGGCACAGCAGACCCCTTCCAATAAGGACACAGAAACGGGTACTTTGAGCGGGAAGGTATTACAGGCATCCAATAAAGAGGCGGTGCCTTTCGCCACGATCGCACTGTTGAATGAAGACGATTCCACCATTATCAACGGCGTTGCTGCCGATGAGAAGGGCGCTTTTTTGCTCAAACCTATCCCTTACGGAAGTTATATTGTACGGATCGCCACCATGGGGTTCTCTCCTTATTACACGAAAATAAAACCTGCCGCCGAGCGTCCGCTGTGGGATCTCGGAACTATCATGCTGCAAACGGGCGCACGCACGCTCAAGGAAGTAACCGTAACGGGGCAGAAGCAGATGTTCACCATGAACAAGGATAGTATTGTGTTCTCACCGGATGAAAACTTCCTGCCGGGCGGTACCGGCATGGAACTGCTGGAATATGTGCCGGGCATTACCATAGATGCGGAGAATAATGTAACGATGGAGGGAAAGGACCAGGTGAAATTTTATGTGGATGACCGGCCGGTAGCCCTTACCGGCATGGACTACAACAGCTATCTGCAGAACCTGCCTTCCTTCATGATCGAACGGATAGAAGTGCTGAAAGCCCCGCCGGACCCGGTGGAAGCGGAACAGGCACTGGTGGAGGGCCGCACCAACATCCGGTATATCAACATCATTACCCGCAAGATCCAGTTCCGCGGTTACTCCGCAGCATTCACCGCGGGTGTGGACAGCCGGCAGAACCTGAGAGGCAAAATGCGCTACAATCTCAACCTGGCCCCCTTCCAGGTCACCTATTTCAATAACGGGGAATACAATTCAGACAGCAGTTATCTCTCCCGCACCTATTTTCCGCAAAATGCCGGAGCAGATACTTCTTACCTCGAACAAAAGAACTTCCGCACCAGCTACAAATACAATCATAACCTCAACGGCCGGTATGAACTGAAAATGTCTGAAAAGGAAAAACTGCGCGGATCGGTAACCCTGGGCTGGACGGGCGATGGCAGCGATGGCGAGAACAACAGCCTCTTCAGCGATCAGGCGCATAAACCTACCCGCACCATCAACCAGGAAAACCGGAACCGCAGGAACGGATACCGTGCAGTAACGGACTGGAACTATCTGAAGGAATATGACGAACCCGGCAAAAGGCTCGAAGCAGGATTCAACTTTGCGAAGAATAACGGGAACGGTTACGGGAATAACGACTATTTCTACCTGATGACGGAAGATACTTCCCTGCAGCGGACCAGCCGCCGCAATGGCAACTGGAACCTGCGCAGCAACTTCAATTTCCGCAATGTACTGAAGGACAGCAAGTATTACAACCTCAGCAGTTCCGTAGCACTCAACGGCGGTAAAAACACCGCCCTGGCCACCAGGAAAAATGTCAACGATACAGAACTGCTGTTTGCGCCACGGCTTTCCACCAATTACACCAACTTCAATCAGCAATATGCCGTGAATGCAGCATTCGGCAAAAGAAGCCGTGAGTTCGGGTACAACTTCACGGGACGGCTGGCCTATGACGGTGCTCAGTCCGAGGAAGACTACGCGGGCAACCGTTTCAACAACGAAACCTATGAGATACGCAGTTCTCTGGGCATGAACTTCAGCCCGAAAAAGGACCATATGGCCAATATCCGGTTCAATCCGGGTATCCAGTTCTTCAACCAGATGGCCCTGCTGGATTCCCTGAGAAGCCGCGTTCCTTTCAAATACACGAACTTCTCTCCGGGCATCAACCTGCAATACGATATCAAACAGCAGCAGCTCTCATTCAGTTTCAACCGCAATATCGACCGGCCCAATCCCGATCAGCTGAACCCTTTCATCAACACTGCGGACACGCTGAACATCCGCATGGGCAATCCCAATCTTCGCCCGTCATTCACGAAGGACTACCGGCTGGAGTACCTGTACCAGTACAAAAGCCATCAGGTGAAAGCCGGCGTGGAGATACAGGATGCGGGAGACATCATTTCCCGGTTCACGCAGGTGGAGCAGGTGGGCAATACGATCTATACAACATCTACCTGGGTGAACCTGGCCAGCCGGAAAGACCGCAATGCCTATATCACCCTGAACTCCCATCTGTTCAAGGCTCTCCAGCATAATAAAGGCTCCATAAACGCCAATATCAGCGGGGGCCTGCGTTACTATAACACCATCACAGACGGCGGGGAAGATGGAAAAGATGCCGTGAGCGAACAATTCGCGCATGTAGAGGGGGTGACCTCGCATCTTACCATATGGACGGCATACCGCATCCGGGTGTTCTCCATTTCCGTCAACGGCCGGTATAACGGGCCCCGTTACTATGCGCAGGGAAGAAGAGAGGGGCGTTTCAACAGCGGTTTAAAAGGGCAGGTGAATCTTTTACAGCGGAAACTGAATGTAGCCTTCAGCGTGGAAAATCTCTTCGGTTCTTCCGTGCGGAATTCCTACGAACTGACGAACGCATATGAACAATACTCCAATGCGCGCAGGAATGTACGGTACCTGAGCCTGAACATCACTTACAATATCCGCAAGTTCACGAAACTCGGACAGAAGGGGCCGAAGGGCTTTGACGAGGAAGAGTTCGAGGGAGATGACCACCGCGGAGGCCGTGGGCGGAGATAACTCAGGCCAGCAAACGGGATTTCAGCTCCAGGTATTTGTTCACCACATCCACCGTCAACTGCTCGGGCGTAGTGAGCAATGACATGATGCCGTGATGGGCAAGCTCCCGCACGATCTGTTTTTTCTCATGCGCGAATTTCTGCGCGATCACCTGTATGTAAATATCTTCCACTTCAGCAGCTTTCCGTTCATTCAGCTTCTTCAGTTCCGTATTCTCGAAAAATACGACCAGCAGCAAATGATACTTCGCCAGTTGACGCAGGTAGGGAAGCTGCCGCTGCATGGCGGAAGCGGATTCGAAATTCGTGTAGAGGATAAGCAGGGACCGCTGGGAAAGCGAGGTGCGGAGATGCACACCCAGGCTTTCATAGTCACTTTCCGTCCATTGGGTATCCTGGTGGTATAGTTGTTCAAGGAGCTTGCTGAGCTGCGCCCTTTTGCTGCTGGCCGGCAATATGGCGGTTTCCTTTCCGGTGAATGTTGCCAGTCCGGCCTTATCCCCCTTCTGCAGTGCCACATTGCAGAACACCAACGCGGAATTGATAGCATAATCCAGTAAGGTCATCCCGTCAAAAGGCATTTTCATATTACGCCCTTTGTCGATCACGCAATAGACCTGCTGCGATCTTTCCTCCATGAAATTATTCACCATCAGGTTCCCGCGCCGCGCGGTGGCTTTCCAGTTAAGGGTACGCACATCGTCTCCCCTTACATATTCCCGGATGTGATCGAACTCCATGCTATGGCCTATCACCCGCTTGCGGTGCACACCTATCCCGTCAAGATGATGTTTGAAAGACATCAGTTCATATTGGCGCAGCTGCACGAAGGAGGGATAGACCTTTACAGTAACCGGATGATGGAAAGTGAAACGCCGTTTCACCAGTCCGAATATCCCGCTCACGAATACATGAGTATCCCCGAACCCGTACTCTCCCCTTTCCACAGGCCGGAGCTGGTACGTGAATGTTTTTTCCTCACCGCTGTGCAATATCCCTTTCAGCAAGAAATCCCGCTGCTGGAATTGGAAGGGCAGCTCATCAGTGATCGTTATCTGCGCCGTAAACCGGTAGTTGTTCCGTATAGTGAGGCTTACCTCGTTCTGATCCCCATTACTGAAGCGGTCCGCCATGTGCCGCACAGCGCTGATGGCGCGGGCAGGAAGGTATAGCTGTAAAAAATCAAGCAACAGCAGCATGAGGAAAGCCAGCACTGCCAGCACCGCCACCTGCAGCAGCACCGGTATGAAATAGGCTGCAATAAAGAGCAGAACGGCCCCGCCCAATGCCAGGTACATTCCTGTATTGAAGAAAAGGGAACGGTAAAAGCGGGCGAGCTGTTTCATCAACGCGGCACCTCCACTGCTTTAAGGATTGACGAAATGATATCATCCGGCGAGATGCCTTCCATTTCGCGTTCCGGGGTGAGCATGATACGATGACGGAGAATATGCGGCAGTACGTACACCACATCGTCCGGTGTTACAAAATCGCGGTTATTCATCACCGCAATGGCTTTGGAGCAGTTCATCACGGCAATGGATGCACGCGGTGAGGCTCCCAGGTAGATGCCGGAGT
This genomic stretch from Chitinophaga sp. XS-30 harbors:
- a CDS encoding sensor histidine kinase gives rise to the protein MNTRYKHWFFRYKLHHILFWLAYFIFWTSMSMQQYPSSVSVSLLYTTVWFAGQAACIYTGMYWLIPRYFNTRRYGAFAAGVLLDMLICTLFITLTLTLLTQRIAPDSEVRPGQFFMFVLMANTYGVSCMLAAKIIKERIIADRRNKLLEKEQMQQELSFLRAQMNPHFLFNAINSIYVLIRKDPEVAAQTLAKFSDMLRYQLYECTTEHIPVEKELGYLDHYIALEKIRKGDTVQIDFSVSDAMQHFQIAPLLIIPFVENAFKHLSSNGGGENFIHISLDYRAPYFSLRVENSKDQVPLPYPAGGIGLANVKRRLELLYPGKHYLRIEDTGNKYLVLLNIELS
- a CDS encoding Dps family protein, with the protein product MKANIGIPENHLQAVAEKMQVLLADEQVLYTKTRNYHWNVEGDNFSEMHLFYEKQYDELAEIVDEVAERIRMLGHYSAGRLSDFLKLTQLTEPEYTNDQTAQIKNLLEDHETVIRSLRNLITEFSDKHKDLGTSDFVTGLLRQHEKMAWMLRAYLKK
- a CDS encoding LytTR family DNA-binding domain-containing protein, whose amino-acid sequence is MNIRCIIVDDEPLARDGMELLVKGTGFLQLVASCSNAMEANAVLAAEKVQLMFLDIQMPRMRGIDLLRSLPIKPLVIITTAYPDFALEGFELNVLDYLVKPITPERFLQSVNRALTLLQQQRSESDHLFIKTGSGFEKIAYADILFIEGAQNYLTIHTAQGKHMTLATFRAAEEQLPPGKFLRVHKSYIVAVDKIQSLSGNELSCGGHKVPVSKNYREALMLLIDQRLIRK
- a CDS encoding transglutaminase domain-containing protein; translated protein: MAIDQSKYTTLQHFLLNLLSLLTILPLAPYINRFLPTIQVWDWHIDLVLSVLIAFLFTRLLLWLFKPLIIPAFALVAGFMLFNTWTGRYSFSNVINDYQGMVQGNWGTRDKKQLDILSFYPRRVESYVDKTVRGIREKINFQDSTVRNFSVQHSLDHYDEYWPKYGKIIRYLSLYRHIRENFKYVNDSQRDEYFATPMETIRNGLGGDCDDHSILVTSCLQSIGARTRIVLIRGHAYPELYCGNEQEFEVIKQAIVLLFNNPPVKELYYHEMKGEYWINLDYTARHPGGPYLNDKVYALIEL
- a CDS encoding outer membrane beta-barrel protein, translated to MLTVFAKAQQTPSNKDTETGTLSGKVLQASNKEAVPFATIALLNEDDSTIINGVAADEKGAFLLKPIPYGSYIVRIATMGFSPYYTKIKPAAERPLWDLGTIMLQTGARTLKEVTVTGQKQMFTMNKDSIVFSPDENFLPGGTGMELLEYVPGITIDAENNVTMEGKDQVKFYVDDRPVALTGMDYNSYLQNLPSFMIERIEVLKAPPDPVEAEQALVEGRTNIRYINIITRKIQFRGYSAAFTAGVDSRQNLRGKMRYNLNLAPFQVTYFNNGEYNSDSSYLSRTYFPQNAGADTSYLEQKNFRTSYKYNHNLNGRYELKMSEKEKLRGSVTLGWTGDGSDGENNSLFSDQAHKPTRTINQENRNRRNGYRAVTDWNYLKEYDEPGKRLEAGFNFAKNNGNGYGNNDYFYLMTEDTSLQRTSRRNGNWNLRSNFNFRNVLKDSKYYNLSSSVALNGGKNTALATRKNVNDTELLFAPRLSTNYTNFNQQYAVNAAFGKRSREFGYNFTGRLAYDGAQSEEDYAGNRFNNETYEIRSSLGMNFSPKKDHMANIRFNPGIQFFNQMALLDSLRSRVPFKYTNFSPGINLQYDIKQQQLSFSFNRNIDRPNPDQLNPFINTADTLNIRMGNPNLRPSFTKDYRLEYLYQYKSHQVKAGVEIQDAGDIISRFTQVEQVGNTIYTTSTWVNLASRKDRNAYITLNSHLFKALQHNKGSINANISGGLRYYNTITDGGEDGKDAVSEQFAHVEGVTSHLTIWTAYRIRVFSISVNGRYNGPRYYAQGRREGRFNSGLKGQVNLLQRKLNVAFSVENLFGSSVRNSYELTNAYEQYSNARRNVRYLSLNITYNIRKFTKLGQKGPKGFDEEEFEGDDHRGGRGRR
- a CDS encoding DUF58 domain-containing protein, which codes for MKQLARFYRSLFFNTGMYLALGGAVLLFIAAYFIPVLLQVAVLAVLAFLMLLLLDFLQLYLPARAISAVRHMADRFSNGDQNEVSLTIRNNYRFTAQITITDELPFQFQQRDFLLKGILHSGEEKTFTYQLRPVERGEYGFGDTHVFVSGIFGLVKRRFTFHHPVTVKVYPSFVQLRQYELMSFKHHLDGIGVHRKRVIGHSMEFDHIREYVRGDDVRTLNWKATARRGNLMVNNFMEERSQQVYCVIDKGRNMKMPFDGMTLLDYAINSALVFCNVALQKGDKAGLATFTGKETAILPASSKRAQLSKLLEQLYHQDTQWTESDYESLGVHLRTSLSQRSLLILYTNFESASAMQRQLPYLRQLAKYHLLLVVFFENTELKKLNERKAAEVEDIYIQVIAQKFAHEKKQIVRELAHHGIMSLLTTPEQLTVDVVNKYLELKSRLLA